The proteins below are encoded in one region of Mesoplasma melaleucae:
- a CDS encoding nucleotidyl transferase family protein: protein MSNIVFEKVNLENQNIENKVKIFLNKFDLKYSNIDCTIIAWEANEIIGVCSKNKNIIKNIAVDDSQKGLGLFNQLLSEIKKQIIIENYNNTFVITKKCNKKFFEDINFKKIYENDKIAFLAENIDEYNNYKKFVNNSKFCKKTGVILLNANPLTKGHQFLIEESRKENDLTVLIPVIDDSSFFTTKERLEILSANYQNSKDIKIFEGTQFLISKKLFPSYFIKSDEDVITEESEMNAWLFKDIFSEQVKSGNTITRYLGSEPFSKTTNKYNEFIQHLYEKDALKIKVKIVERYTNKNNDIISASKVRKLIYDEQIDKLKDFVSDETFKLITKDEIIERAQAKPELIFKNN from the coding sequence ATGAGTAATATAGTTTTTGAAAAAGTTAATTTAGAAAATCAAAATATAGAAAATAAAGTAAAAATATTTTTGAACAAATTTGATTTAAAGTATTCAAATATAGATTGCACAATCATTGCTTGAGAAGCAAACGAAATTATTGGCGTTTGTAGTAAAAATAAAAATATTATTAAAAATATTGCTGTAGATGATTCACAAAAAGGATTAGGACTCTTTAATCAATTACTATCTGAAATTAAAAAACAGATAATTATAGAAAATTATAATAACACTTTTGTAATAACAAAAAAATGTAATAAAAAGTTTTTTGAAGATATTAATTTTAAAAAAATATATGAAAATGACAAAATAGCGTTTTTAGCTGAAAATATAGATGAATATAATAATTACAAAAAATTTGTTAATAATAGTAAATTTTGCAAAAAAACCGGAGTTATATTATTAAATGCAAACCCATTAACTAAAGGGCATCAATTCTTAATTGAAGAATCAAGAAAAGAAAATGATTTAACAGTACTTATTCCAGTTATAGATGATTCATCATTTTTTACTACAAAAGAACGTTTAGAAATATTATCAGCAAATTATCAAAATAGTAAAGATATTAAGATCTTTGAAGGAACACAGTTTTTAATTTCTAAAAAATTATTTCCTAGCTATTTTATAAAATCTGATGAAGATGTAATAACTGAAGAAAGCGAAATGAATGCTTGATTATTTAAAGACATATTTTCTGAACAAGTAAAAAGTGGTAATACAATAACTAGATATTTAGGTAGTGAACCATTTTCAAAAACAACTAACAAATATAATGAATTTATTCAGCATTTATATGAAAAAGATGCATTAAAAATCAAAGTTAAAATTGTTGAAAGATATACTAATAAAAATAATGATATTATTAGTGCTTCAAAAGTAAGAAAATTAATTTATGATGAGCAAATTGATAAATTAAAAGATTTTGTTTCTGATGAAACATTTAAATTAATTACAAAAGATGAAATTATTGAAAGAGCACAAGCTAAACCTGAATTAATTTTTAAGAATAATTAA
- the citF gene encoding citrate lyase subunit alpha codes for MSRPEMTKEYLESIKGSIPYEMKPFDVKNPNTSNFSTNKTTLPNKGIIRDKRVSLKEAIIQSGLKNGMTISFHHHFRSGDKTIKTVMEIVKELGIKDLTIASSSLTDAHNFLTNFINDGYVKALQTSGCRDTLGKFVSEGHCKTPMIIRSHGGRGRAIESGDLKIDVAFIAASSSDMMGNSNGKIGKSRCGSLGYGIVDAENANKTVIITDNLVDYPNKVISISQTHVDFVVEVEEIGDAKGIMTNEIRLSSNPKEEIIAKNVTNVITNTELFKDKFSIQMGTGGASLSVVKLLKKEMIDKNIKASFCLGGITGHQVSLLNEGLVEALYDTQSFDMIAGESIATNPNHIEISASMYANPHNKSPFVNKLDYVILSALEVDTNFNVNVITGSDGVIRGAAGGHPDTAEGAKISIICLPLIRGRLSCVVEKVNTIITPGHTVDVIVTDLGIAVNPLRKDIQDQLKAAGIKTITLEEMQKFAEDIIGKAKPIEWDYSKPVALIEDRDGTILDIVYKVKK; via the coding sequence ATGAGCAGACCAGAAATGACAAAAGAATATTTAGAAAGTATTAAAGGAAGTATTCCATATGAAATGAAGCCTTTTGATGTTAAAAATCCTAATACTTCTAATTTTTCTACAAATAAAACAACACTTCCTAACAAAGGAATAATAAGAGACAAAAGAGTTTCATTAAAAGAAGCAATTATTCAATCTGGACTAAAAAATGGAATGACAATTTCTTTCCATCATCACTTTAGAAGTGGAGATAAAACCATTAAAACTGTTATGGAAATAGTTAAAGAATTAGGAATTAAAGATTTAACTATAGCAAGTAGTAGTTTAACAGATGCACATAACTTTTTAACAAATTTTATTAATGATGGGTATGTTAAAGCATTACAAACTTCAGGATGTAGAGATACTTTAGGAAAATTTGTTTCTGAAGGACATTGTAAAACTCCGATGATCATCAGAAGCCACGGTGGTAGGGGAAGAGCTATAGAATCAGGTGACTTAAAAATTGATGTTGCATTTATTGCAGCCAGTTCAAGTGACATGATGGGTAACTCAAATGGTAAAATCGGAAAATCAAGATGTGGAAGTTTAGGATATGGAATTGTTGATGCTGAAAATGCTAATAAAACAGTTATTATTACTGACAACTTAGTTGATTATCCAAACAAAGTAATTTCAATTTCTCAAACACACGTTGATTTTGTTGTTGAAGTTGAAGAAATTGGAGATGCTAAAGGAATAATGACTAATGAAATTCGTCTTTCATCTAACCCAAAAGAAGAAATTATCGCTAAAAATGTAACAAATGTTATTACAAATACAGAATTGTTTAAAGATAAATTTTCAATACAAATGGGCACTGGTGGAGCATCACTCTCAGTAGTTAAATTACTTAAAAAAGAAATGATTGATAAAAACATAAAAGCAAGTTTTTGTTTAGGTGGAATTACAGGACACCAAGTTTCATTATTAAATGAAGGTCTTGTAGAAGCATTATATGATACTCAATCATTTGATATGATTGCTGGAGAATCAATTGCAACAAACCCAAATCACATTGAAATTTCAGCATCAATGTATGCAAACCCTCATAATAAATCTCCATTTGTTAATAAATTAGACTATGTAATTTTAAGTGCGCTTGAAGTAGACACAAACTTTAATGTTAACGTAATTACAGGAAGCGATGGAGTTATTAGAGGAGCAGCTGGAGGACACCCTGATACTGCTGAAGGAGCAAAAATATCTATTATTTGTTTACCATTAATTAGAGGAAGATTAAGTTGTGTTGTTGAAAAAGTAAACACAATCATTACACCAGGTCATACAGTTGATGTTATTGTTACTGATTTAGGTATAGCTGTAAACCCTTTAAGAAAAGATATTCAAGATCAGTTAAAAGCTGCAGGTATTAAAACAATTACATTAGAAGAAATGCAAAAATTTGCAGAAGATATTATTGGTAAAGCAAAACCTATTGAATGGGATTATTCAAAACCAGTAGCTCTAATTGAAGACAGAGATGGTACAATATTAGATATAGTATACAAGGTAAAAAAATAG
- a CDS encoding citrate lyase holo-[acyl-carrier protein] synthase, which translates to MNLQEILDAREKRTLFLNNKLDGNTLVITFSLNIPGLNKLGNDKRIFIEKYFYEYLKYVNKRSNQVSYDLLTDANGYIYYLYLDIKNINPIDLKKDALKFEESVGDAGKIIDIDIYLALTKKISRQDIAKLARKCFLCDNFAKECAFLQKHSEADLLSFVNKTINLKTPFILSEEFIFADILKRISDGELSEGDRLKEEELSERYNVSRTKIREVIKKLKEDDLVTLKKHIGAKIKVLNNTEIKEILELRILLKRIIFKNVFNNYLKQNYFMIDDVKNRILKIKENDYELKAIWNIEIHTFLFSLSTKYYTKSYYNKLETTFACINRKIKEKILKGEFDLLKNFLIMCDSIIKRDEKTFFSNIEDYFNKIESLILSFKNE; encoded by the coding sequence ATGAATTTACAAGAAATATTAGATGCCAGAGAAAAGAGAACGCTGTTTCTAAACAATAAACTGGATGGTAACACTTTAGTAATTACCTTTTCTTTAAATATCCCAGGGCTAAACAAATTAGGAAATGACAAAAGAATTTTTATTGAAAAGTATTTTTATGAATATTTAAAATACGTTAATAAGAGATCAAATCAAGTTAGTTATGATTTACTAACTGATGCAAATGGTTATATTTACTATCTATATTTAGACATTAAAAATATTAATCCGATTGACTTGAAAAAAGATGCTTTAAAATTTGAAGAATCTGTTGGCGATGCTGGAAAAATTATTGACATCGATATTTATCTTGCTTTAACAAAAAAAATATCAAGACAAGATATAGCTAAATTAGCTAGAAAATGTTTCTTGTGTGATAATTTTGCAAAAGAATGTGCGTTTTTACAAAAACATAGTGAAGCAGACTTATTAAGTTTTGTTAATAAAACAATAAATTTAAAAACACCATTTATTTTATCTGAAGAATTTATTTTTGCAGATATTCTAAAAAGAATTAGTGATGGAGAGTTATCTGAAGGAGATAGACTTAAAGAAGAAGAATTATCAGAAAGATATAATGTATCTAGAACTAAGATTCGTGAAGTTATTAAAAAGTTAAAAGAAGACGATTTAGTTACTTTAAAAAAGCACATTGGCGCAAAAATTAAAGTGCTTAATAATACAGAAATAAAAGAAATATTAGAATTAAGAATTTTATTAAAAAGAATAATTTTCAAAAACGTATTTAATAATTATTTAAAACAAAATTACTTTATGATTGATGATGTAAAAAACAGAATTTTAAAAATTAAAGAAAATGATTATGAATTAAAAGCTATTTGAAATATAGAGATTCATACTTTTCTATTTTCTTTATCAACAAAATATTATACAAAAAGTTACTATAACAAATTAGAAACTACATTTGCTTGTATAAATAGAAAAATAAAGGAAAAAATTTTAAAAGGAGAATTTGATCTGTTGAAAAATTTTTTAATTATGTGTGATTCTATTATTAAAAGAGATGAAAAAACATTTTTTAGCAATATTGAAGATTATTTTAATAAAATAGAAAGTTTAATTTTGAGTTTTAAAAATGAGTAA
- a CDS encoding HpcH/HpaI aldolase/citrate lyase family protein, producing the protein MSNTKVNKSRKHMLFVPADKPAMYRDVIFYKPDTVMFDLEDAVSYSEKDAARNLLVEILQDIDYSKNKIETCVRINAIDTEFFEKDVEACVKANVDLIRIPKAETKEDVLKTIETLKKYETENKLPYEIKIFLAFESAKGILNAYEISACSERIVGIALGGVDYLLDLKASKLPNREELMYARQHLVHVGRTLKLDVFDVIYPKTTDAEGFTKEFKFIKALGFSGKSVVHPNQIGLINEIVKPTQQELEFAIEMQKAFDESIKNGKGVFLFKGQMVDKPVVEKQLEIIELAREMGML; encoded by the coding sequence ATGTCAAATACAAAAGTAAATAAATCTAGAAAACACATGTTGTTTGTTCCAGCTGACAAACCCGCAATGTACCGCGATGTTATATTTTACAAACCAGACACAGTAATGTTTGATCTAGAAGATGCTGTATCATATTCAGAAAAAGATGCAGCTCGAAACTTACTTGTTGAAATATTACAAGATATTGATTATTCTAAAAATAAAATTGAAACTTGTGTAAGAATTAATGCTATTGATACAGAATTTTTTGAAAAAGACGTTGAAGCATGTGTAAAAGCAAACGTTGATCTAATTAGAATACCAAAAGCAGAAACAAAAGAAGACGTTTTAAAAACAATTGAAACTTTAAAAAAATATGAAACAGAAAATAAATTACCTTACGAAATCAAGATATTTTTAGCATTTGAAAGTGCTAAAGGTATATTGAATGCTTATGAAATTTCAGCATGTAGTGAAAGAATTGTTGGAATTGCATTAGGAGGAGTAGATTATTTATTAGATTTAAAAGCAAGTAAGCTCCCAAATAGAGAAGAACTTATGTATGCAAGACAACACTTAGTACATGTTGGTAGAACATTAAAATTAGATGTTTTTGACGTTATCTATCCAAAAACTACAGATGCAGAAGGCTTTACTAAAGAATTTAAATTTATTAAAGCTCTAGGATTTAGTGGTAAATCAGTAGTTCACCCTAACCAAATTGGTTTAATAAATGAAATTGTAAAACCAACACAACAAGAATTAGAATTTGCTATTGAAATGCAAAAAGCTTTTGATGAGTCAATTAAAAATGGTAAAGGTGTATTCTTATTTAAAGGACAAATGGTTGATAAGCCAGTTGTAGAGAAACAACTTGAAATTATCGAATTAGCTAGAGAGATGGGGATGTTATAA
- a CDS encoding triphosphoribosyl-dephospho-CoA synthase — MLFCCCHFYTFLMYNENMNKVINDFLKAIEIEFSFYPSLGLVSKQNSGCHFDMDYKTFQNSLKIFKPFLKTIYKDFNQIKDFYDLKQIGFNFENKMFEETNGVNTHKGLIFHSSIFFYCFLYTQINAGTLQKNIINFCKPLKSIPIKSKSMDLCKEYNLAHPTQIAISGYPVVFKALNYYQSIQHLNLEENLKYFLLLIFLTVNIDDTTMILKIGIQSYNNIKADLNSLAIKIEKNELSFKEIEEINNHFIKERVSPGGAADLFVLVMFLKLINYS, encoded by the coding sequence ATGCTTTTTTGTTGTTGTCATTTTTATACCTTTCTAATGTACAATGAAAATATGAATAAAGTTATTAACGATTTTTTAAAAGCTATTGAAATTGAATTTAGTTTTTATCCTTCTTTAGGATTAGTTTCAAAACAAAATTCAGGCTGTCATTTTGACATGGATTATAAAACTTTTCAAAATTCTTTAAAAATTTTTAAGCCTTTTTTAAAAACTATTTATAAGGATTTTAATCAAATTAAAGATTTTTATGATTTAAAACAAATTGGCTTTAATTTTGAAAATAAGATGTTTGAAGAGACTAATGGTGTCAACACCCATAAAGGTCTAATTTTTCATAGTTCAATTTTCTTTTATTGTTTTTTATACACACAAATTAATGCTGGTACTCTACAAAAAAATATAATTAATTTTTGTAAACCTTTAAAATCAATTCCAATTAAATCAAAATCTATGGATTTGTGCAAAGAGTACAATTTAGCACATCCAACACAAATAGCCATTTCTGGCTATCCTGTTGTTTTTAAAGCATTAAATTATTATCAATCAATTCAACATTTAAATTTGGAAGAAAATTTAAAATATTTTCTTTTATTAATTTTTCTTACTGTCAATATTGATGATACAACTATGATACTTAAAATTGGGATTCAATCTTATAATAATATTAAAGCTGATCTAAATTCTTTAGCTATCAAAATTGAAAAGAATGAATTGTCTTTTAAGGAAATTGAAGAAATCAATAACCATTTTATAAAAGAGCGTGTGTCACCTGGTGGTGCAGCTGACTTGTTTGTTTTAGTAATGTTTTTAAAACTAATTAATTATTCTTAA
- a CDS encoding NCS2 family permease → MRETKKENFKVKDKRFNANKSTNAIAKFFNFSDLNTTFKKEIIGGISTFLSMMYILSVEPAILGSAPSITGNGTMDSQGVFLATALVTALATIVMGMSANVPIGLAPSMGLNALFAFNIAQAGKIGYEGALIAAMISSIILCIISITKLRAIMINALPHSLHLIIGVAIGFFIAYVGISNMGFVEKTTSGLPVANLSNFKLNYPAMIVGTIVLFGSIILFFKKFFAPVAVMMLGGLIFTVILANTVDAAAIKESFGNAKWVSGSWNFDSLFSGFAANIKNLFSQIGHSEIWNKPTMYIFIFVLVVLNFFDATGTLTSINIELNKAIGQEREIPQRALVIDAGATIVGSGLGVSHMACYSESCVGISQGARTGFASIITGLLFLVSIPLFRIFKMMPNCITGAVTAFIGTIMVTSITEIEWKKPEIGITGFFSILFMVITYNIANGIAVGIISYTVASIGIGKTKEIKPVIWGLDAIFIMYFIASAFIQ, encoded by the coding sequence ATGAGAGAAACAAAAAAAGAAAATTTTAAAGTTAAAGATAAAAGATTTAACGCAAATAAATCGACAAATGCAATTGCTAAGTTTTTCAACTTTAGTGATTTAAACACAACATTTAAAAAAGAAATTATTGGTGGAATAAGTACATTCTTATCAATGATGTATATTCTATCAGTTGAACCAGCAATTCTTGGAAGTGCTCCAAGTATCACAGGAAATGGGACTATGGATAGCCAAGGTGTATTTTTAGCAACTGCTTTAGTTACTGCATTAGCAACAATTGTAATGGGGATGAGTGCAAATGTTCCAATTGGGTTAGCTCCAAGTATGGGATTAAATGCCTTATTTGCTTTTAACATTGCTCAAGCAGGAAAAATTGGATATGAAGGAGCATTAATTGCTGCAATGATTTCATCAATTATCTTATGCATTATTTCAATTACAAAACTAAGAGCAATTATGATTAATGCATTACCACATTCATTACACTTAATTATTGGAGTAGCAATTGGATTCTTTATTGCTTATGTTGGTATTTCAAACATGGGATTTGTTGAAAAAACTACTTCAGGATTACCAGTTGCAAACTTATCAAATTTTAAATTAAACTATCCAGCAATGATTGTTGGAACAATTGTATTATTTGGATCAATTATTTTATTTTTCAAAAAATTCTTTGCACCAGTTGCAGTGATGATGCTTGGAGGATTAATCTTTACAGTTATTCTAGCTAACACTGTTGATGCTGCTGCTATTAAAGAATCATTTGGAAACGCAAAATGAGTAAGTGGGTCATGAAACTTTGATAGTTTATTCAGTGGATTTGCTGCAAACATTAAAAACTTATTCTCACAAATTGGTCATTCAGAAATATGAAACAAACCAACTATGTATATTTTTATCTTTGTTTTAGTTGTTTTAAACTTCTTTGATGCAACTGGAACTTTAACATCAATTAACATTGAATTAAACAAAGCAATCGGACAAGAAAGAGAAATTCCACAAAGAGCATTAGTTATTGATGCAGGAGCAACAATTGTTGGTTCAGGATTAGGAGTTTCTCATATGGCTTGTTATTCAGAAAGCTGTGTGGGGATTTCACAAGGAGCAAGAACAGGATTTGCAAGTATTATTACTGGATTATTATTTTTAGTAAGTATTCCACTATTTCGAATCTTTAAAATGATGCCTAACTGTATTACTGGTGCAGTTACTGCATTTATTGGTACAATCATGGTTACTTCAATTACAGAAATTGAATGAAAAAAACCTGAAATTGGAATTACAGGATTCTTCAGTATTCTATTCATGGTTATTACTTATAACATTGCTAATGGAATTGCAGTTGGAATTATTTCATATACTGTAGCTTCTATTGGGATTGGAAAAACAAAAGAGATTAAACCTGTTATTTGAGGTTTAGATGCAATATTTATTATGTATTTCATTGCAAGCGCATTTATTCAGTAA
- a CDS encoding citrate lyase acyl carrier protein, which translates to MEKIIVGSVESGDLMITIDKNSTEENKIIVNSKFLNQFGDEIKGIVNEVLIENNAKGCILNINDQGAIPAVIRARTKTALERFKK; encoded by the coding sequence ATGGAAAAAATTATAGTCGGAAGTGTTGAATCCGGGGATTTAATGATAACAATTGATAAAAATTCAACAGAGGAAAATAAAATAATTGTTAATTCTAAATTTTTAAACCAATTTGGTGATGAAATTAAGGGAATAGTAAACGAAGTTTTAATTGAAAATAACGCAAAAGGGTGCATTTTAAATATTAATGATCAAGGAGCAATACCTGCAGTCATAAGAGCAAGAACAAAAACAGCATTAGAAAGATTTAAAAAATAA
- a CDS encoding bifunctional 4-hydroxy-2-oxoglutarate aldolase/2-dehydro-3-deoxy-phosphogluconate aldolase: MTTTKKHLEELKKEKLSAIIRTDDYDHAYKIIKACNEAAIKFIEITLTVPNAYKLIEQTSKDFPNLSIGAGTVLTIEQAQKSLEAGAKYFVSPVCLPELVKWSKEKGILCMAGAITPTEMFTLWEAGAELIKFFPANSMPKDYIKLVKNPHTEFQFIATGGINYNNCLDYIEAGCIAVGVSADLGSAPITKTYEEILEVAKKYKAKLK, from the coding sequence ATGACAACAACAAAAAAGCATTTAGAAGAATTAAAAAAAGAAAAATTATCAGCCATAATCAGAACAGATGATTATGATCATGCATATAAAATTATCAAAGCATGTAACGAAGCAGCCATCAAGTTTATTGAAATAACATTAACAGTTCCTAATGCTTACAAATTAATTGAACAAACATCAAAAGACTTTCCTAATTTATCAATTGGAGCAGGAACAGTTTTAACTATTGAACAAGCGCAAAAATCATTAGAAGCTGGAGCTAAATATTTTGTTTCTCCTGTTTGTTTACCTGAATTGGTTAAATGATCAAAAGAAAAAGGTATTTTATGCATGGCTGGTGCAATTACACCAACAGAAATGTTTACATTATGAGAAGCAGGAGCAGAATTAATTAAATTTTTCCCCGCAAATTCAATGCCAAAAGATTATATTAAATTAGTTAAAAACCCACACACAGAATTCCAATTTATTGCAACAGGTGGAATTAACTATAATAACTGTTTAGATTATATTGAAGCAGGATGTATTGCTGTTGGAGTAAGCGCTGATTTAGGATCTGCACCTATTACAAAAACTTATGAAGAAATTTTAGAAGTTGCTAAAAAATATAAAGCTAAATTAAAATAA
- the metG gene encoding methionine--tRNA ligase, with protein MPKKFYVTTPIYYPSGNLHIGHAYTTTLADILKRYKDMQGYETYFSTGSDEHGQKIEQKAKEAGLSPMDYLADKVESFKELWKHLKIDYTKFIRTTDKYHEETVQKIFSILLEKGFIYQGNYEGLYCVSCEEFLNADQIDENNMCKISNTKLELVKEETYFLKTSLFQEFMEKDVLGSEFLIPAYRRNEMLNSFVKPELKDLSVTRTSFSWGIPIKENPKHVVYVWLDALTNYITALGYLQDDHTNFDKFWADEEVEILQLAGKEIIRFHSIYWPIILKALDLRQPTHLLGHGWILSKDTKMSKSLGNVVDPIDIINQHGADALRFYIGYELPTEKDGNFTDELFIESFNAHLANNIGNLISRTNQMITKYFEGYVNLEDVEYDQELIKQGQETIKAYTANMDEYKISDAIRNVLDLGNACNKYIEEKAPWNLAKEENFEELKNVIATLQRTISIIVFLMKPILVENYDNMIEQIGLKNQKLTFEKLLNWKEISFEKLGDKKIIFKRVN; from the coding sequence ATGCCTAAAAAATTTTATGTAACAACTCCAATTTATTATCCAAGTGGAAATTTACATATTGGTCATGCTTATACAACAACACTTGCAGATATTTTAAAAAGATATAAAGATATGCAAGGATATGAAACATACTTTTCAACAGGAAGTGATGAACATGGTCAAAAAATAGAACAAAAAGCTAAAGAAGCAGGATTATCTCCGATGGATTATCTTGCAGATAAAGTTGAAAGTTTTAAAGAGCTTTGAAAACATTTAAAAATTGATTATACAAAGTTTATTAGAACAACAGATAAATACCATGAAGAAACAGTTCAAAAAATATTTTCTATCTTATTAGAAAAAGGTTTCATCTATCAAGGTAATTATGAAGGTTTATATTGCGTAAGCTGTGAAGAATTTTTAAATGCTGATCAAATTGATGAAAATAATATGTGCAAAATATCTAATACTAAATTAGAGCTAGTTAAAGAAGAAACTTATTTTTTAAAAACATCATTGTTTCAGGAATTTATGGAAAAAGATGTATTGGGTAGTGAATTTTTAATCCCAGCATACCGAAGAAATGAAATGCTAAATTCATTTGTTAAACCTGAATTAAAAGATTTATCAGTTACAAGAACTTCATTCTCTTGAGGTATTCCAATTAAAGAAAATCCTAAACATGTTGTTTATGTTTGATTGGATGCATTAACAAACTATATTACCGCTTTAGGTTATTTACAAGATGATCATACAAATTTTGATAAGTTCTGAGCAGATGAAGAAGTTGAAATTTTACAATTAGCAGGTAAAGAAATTATTAGATTTCATTCAATTTATTGACCCATTATTTTAAAGGCATTAGATTTAAGACAACCAACTCATTTATTAGGGCATGGTTGAATTTTAAGTAAAGATACAAAGATGAGTAAGTCATTGGGTAATGTTGTTGATCCAATTGATATTATTAATCAACATGGAGCTGATGCTTTAAGATTTTACATTGGTTATGAATTGCCTACAGAAAAAGATGGTAACTTTACTGATGAATTATTTATTGAATCATTTAATGCACACTTAGCAAATAATATAGGTAATTTAATTTCAAGAACAAATCAAATGATCACAAAGTATTTTGAAGGTTATGTTAACCTTGAAGATGTTGAATATGATCAAGAATTAATTAAACAAGGTCAAGAAACAATTAAAGCATATACTGCTAATATGGATGAATACAAAATTAGTGATGCAATTAGAAATGTATTAGATTTAGGAAATGCATGTAATAAATACATCGAAGAAAAAGCACCATGAAATTTAGCTAAAGAAGAAAACTTTGAAGAGTTAAAAAATGTGATTGCAACACTGCAAAGAACAATTAGTATTATTGTGTTTTTAATGAAACCAATTCTTGTTGAAAACTATGATAATATGATCGAACAAATTGGATTAAAGAATCAAAAGTTAACTTTTGAAAAATTGTTAAATTGAAAAGAAATTTCTTTTGAAAAATTGGGTGATAAAAAAATTATATTTAAAAGAGTTAATTAA
- a CDS encoding energy-coupled thiamine transporter ThiT: MKRYFYLRVKRIRTKDIVIMGLMLALYLILNLLTAYSFTQFYLSFNIKLIPIFVLAVYTDWLRTLIVGIIGGVIALFLPTNADSGIPLAYIFDYWIPLLLVSVCSIFLPVTVKNKLKWKNSHICKCENYGKEYDTKVVRKWFSIMGIWIVVISIYAFLGFWSKTFAGVLFYSAGAVEKNQKVWIFSMSVNGVNSVFDWAIYLVTIPAICHTVYPVAKNIY, encoded by the coding sequence ATGAAAAGATATTTTTATTTGCGAGTTAAGAGAATAAGAACTAAAGACATTGTCATAATGGGTTTAATGTTAGCATTATATTTAATTTTAAACTTATTAACAGCATACTCATTTACACAGTTTTATTTATCTTTTAACATTAAACTTATTCCCATTTTTGTTCTAGCTGTTTATACAGATTGACTTAGAACATTAATTGTTGGGATCATTGGTGGAGTAATCGCATTATTTTTACCAACCAATGCAGATTCTGGAATTCCACTAGCATATATATTTGATTATTGAATACCACTTTTATTAGTTTCAGTTTGTAGTATATTTTTACCAGTTACAGTTAAAAACAAATTGAAATGAAAAAATTCACATATTTGCAAGTGTGAAAATTATGGTAAAGAATATGATACTAAAGTAGTTAGAAAATGATTTAGTATTATGGGGATTTGAATTGTTGTAATTTCAATTTATGCCTTTTTAGGTTTTTGATCTAAAACATTTGCTGGTGTATTATTCTATTCAGCTGGTGCTGTTGAAAAAAATCAAAAAGTTTGAATTTTTTCAATGAGTGTAAATGGTGTAAACTCAGTTTTTGACTGAGCTATCTATTTAGTAACAATTCCAGCTATTTGTCATACAGTATATCCTGTAGCTAAAAACATTTATTAA